ATATCCACTCCGTAAAGACAATGTCCAATCACATCTCTGAGAGCATGCTGATACACAGGTGGGGATGGTTCGCTCTCGCCCTGGGCAATGGCTCGTATCCGGGCCAGATGGCGAGCAAGCCTGTGGGCAGCGCCAACAAGAAAATGACCGGAGCCCACCGCAGGATCGCAGATCTTAAGTGACAGAATCGCCTTTTCCGCTTCAGCATCGACCTTGCCCTTGGTCGCTTCCTCCACCACTGGATCGAGGGCAGAGTCGAGCAGACATTGCACAAGGGAATCGGGTGTATAGTAGGAGCCAGAGGTCTTGCGTTCATTCCCGGCAAACTCTGCAAAGCTAAACCGAGTACCATCTCCGCTGATCTGGGGAGTGAGCGCAAGGAAACTCTCATAGACACCGCCAAGCTCTTCGGATCCGAGATTCTTATAGTCTACTGGCCTTAGCACTTTCCCCTGTCGGGTAAAGGCAAGATGGCGAATTGCTTCGAGAAAATCAGTATTTGCAAGTTCTGTCCCCTCCCCTTCTGTCAGGTTTGGGGCGTTGACAGCCTCAGTGGTTACCGCAGACCAGAGAAAACTTCCCAGCACAGGCAAGGCCAAATGCTCGCGGGCACCGACAAAGCGATCATCGCCCGAAACAGCACCCACCAGCAGGCTGAACTGGTGCCAGAGATCGCCATGCCTGCTGCCCCTTATGTTTGCAGCCAGCTCCCGGAGACGTGCTGTGCTATAGTGGATAGCGTAGCGTTCACGGGCTTGTCGTCCCTCCTCAGAATCATCACGTGCGTGAATGAGAGGAATTCCCTCTAATGTCCTATCTTCAGCAACAAAGAGAAAGATAAGCCTGTACACCACCCGAAGAAGTTGACCGTGAAATTCGCCCGGAGAAAGTGCCCCAGTGCGCAGGTTCTCACGAAGGGCCGTGTTACGTGGGTGGCCAACAAACCCCTGTCCGAGTACTTCGAGGGCCTTCTCGACACCACCCTTGAGTGATTCGAGGGCTCGCGTTCCCTGCTCTTCGGCAAGTTTGGTCCACTGTTCAAGCCAACAACCCTCGGGCCTCCCACCGTCTGAAACGGTGAAGCGCGTGGCATGTGCCACGAGCCAGAGAAGTACAAAGTCTGAGAAGACCTCTCCGATGAACATAGCTTCAAGATCAAATTCCAGATAAGACTGACGTGACAGCGCCTGGTTATCACGAAGGATGCGAAACCGAAGGCCATTGGAGACAATACCCCACAGGTATCCCTCTGCCCGGTTAAGGAACTCCTGAACAAGGCCGTGAGGATTGGCAGACGCAGCACCACGCACACCTGCAGCCCGACGGTCAAGGCTAAGATTACATCCGATCAGATGAATAGCCGTTGGACCCAAGAACCGGTTGATTGCGTAAGTGCGGCCTTCTATTTCAGGGCCGGCGGTAGTCGGTAGGAGACCAAACCCCAACTCACGCAGAAGGGGCAGGTTCCACTTGTCGTTGGTGACGCCCGTGCCCGGCTCTCCTTCGGGGAGTTTCTGCACGGCGTCACTAAATTCAGCCCAGTGGCGCCGCAATCTGTTCCACGATTGTGTGATTGTCTCGTTGATGCGATCACCGTGGGGCAAGCCATAATCTTGAGGCTCCGTACCAGGTATCTTTTCTTTTGGATCTATTATGCGCCTTAGCAGATCAGACGGTAAGAGTCCACCTTCGGACCGGATTGTCTGAAATTCATTTACTCGCCGTGCCATTAGGGAAGCCTCGGCAAAAGGACATAGGCCCCGAGAATATCGACGGGTAGCACGGGCTCAACGGTAACACGGCCCTTCGTTCGCGACGCTTCCCGGACCCTTTCGTGGGCCTCAAGCTGAGCAACCGCACGCTTCTGGGCCACTGGTTCAAGGGCTTGCTGGATACTACCAAGAGCGTCAAAAAGTAAATCTATCTGTTGTTCAATGGCGGTAGCAATAAGGTTGCGTTCGGGTGTGGCGGCGAGAAGCGTCTCACTCTCCTCTGCGCTTAACCATTCGATGTTTGATACTGGGCCGCGGCAGGCAAGCGGAACTGTCTCCTCGCAAAGAATTGTTTCACCTACCGTCCCAGCAACGTGCAAATGATAACGAAAACGGGCCAGGAGTATCACTGTCCGACTGGCCACGGCCGACGTCGACATCGCTCCGCACCGTGACGCCACTCTATTGTCATTTCGGGTAATTGGATCGAGGGCCTCATCGAGGGCCCAGCCGGCCAGCCCCTCAATTATCGGACTGGTGCGGCCGAGATAGATTTCTTCCTTTTGGAGAGGAAGATCGAAGCGCCCCGTGAACGGTTCTTCACGCCCCAGGGCCTGGCGAAGCGCACGCGGTGTTTCATCGCTCAGGTGCACCTTCACTGATTGACCACAGTCCTCCACGGGCACCTTAGCTATCTGGAGAAGGGTACGAAAGAACCGTGCTACATCCTCATTCCGGCCTATGGACTCACGCACACTCCTGAGCTCTGCTGCAACGGTATCTTTATCAAGAGAATGCTGAGCAAACCGAGAGCGACTTGCCTTCTCTTTTTCTCGCGCGTTTTCCCATTCGGCATGAAAGGCAGCCTTTCTTGGTTCAATCTCATTGAAGAAATCAAAAGTGAGCTGCGCCGGGTTGCTTGCCGTTGCCTCCCGGAAGAGCGCACCTTCAAAAAGCGTCTCGGCGATCTGTTCACTGGTACCAGGCACCGCCACGGTGACGCCTAATTCGCTCTTGATGCTCTTGTGCTTACGGATAAGCACATCAAGAATCACACCGTCTATGGGGTTGTCTTTTCCGTAGTAAGTAATCACCCGCACTTGAGGCTTTTCCTGACCGAATCGGTCTACCCTGCCCTCCCGCTGCTCGTGTCGTGTGGGATTCCAGCAGAGATCATAATGAAAAACCGCATTGAAGTGTTCCTGAAGATTCACGCCTTCGGAGAGACAATCAGTACACACAAGCACATACTCATCGTTTCCCTCAACCAGGGCAGCTATACGCGCCTCCCTTTCGGCTGGAGGTAGTAGGCCTGTGACCGATTCGACACGAACCCCCGCCGGAAGCAGACCGCGGAGATGCTTAGCCACATAATCGGCCGTATCAATGAAACGACAAAAGACAATGGGCTGAAAACCATCCTTGATAAGTGCCTTGACCTCTTTTGCCATCCCCTTGAGTTTATTGTCGAGCCCGACATCGAGGTTTTCCGCCCGACGGGCGAAGGCAAGGAGCTTCCGGCGGACATTATCGCTGTCCTCATTAGAATCTGAACCAGGGCTGAAATCGAGCGTAGCGACATCATCTACATCGTCCTGATCAAGGACAGTGCGACGACCCACATCATCCACTTCCCCTGGGGATGCCTCATCTGCGGCTGCTCGGCTCCTAAGTGTTGCTGCTGCTGCGGCAGGACTGGATGACACACAGCGCAACAGTGCAAGAGCCGACCAGTATCGGACCCGGCGATGACGTTCTCCGGTTCCTTTGTCGGAAACAAACTCGTGAGCAAAACGAAAGATGTCATCAAAGAGTTGTCTGTATTCTGGGCTGAAAGCGTAGGTTTCTTCCTTATCGAGCCTCGTTGGAAAAGACGTATCTGTCTCAAGATAGTGACGGATATCGGCTCGACGGCGCTGGACCAAGTAGCGCGCGAGCTTTCTTCGCACGCTCTCACGCTCTTCCTTTCCAATGTCGGTGGGAAGATCAAAAAACTCTTCATTGAGCAATCCCAGCAGCGACCGAAACGCGAGCTCATTGCCACTGTGAGGAGTGGCGGTCACAAGTACTACGTGACGGTCGGGTTTTTGAGCGATCTTACGGACCAGATCAAATCGCTGCTGTCTGCCCCTGCCCACCCCGCCGGCCACAGTACAACCATGGGCCTCATCCACGATGACAAACTCCGGACATTTCAACTCAAAATCTGCGGCCCTCCGGTCGCTCTTGATGAAGTCCGTAGAGACTACCACGAACCGATGGCGATCGAAGACGGATACACCGATGGGCAGGTCCCTTTCCAGTCGCTGGATGGTACTACTCAACACCAGCTCCGCTTCAATATGGAACTTTTCCTCAAGCTCTTTCTGCCATTGCTCGGCCAGGGCCGGTGGACAAAGTACCACCAGACGGTGGATTTCTCCTCTATCGAGCATTTCGCGGGCTATCAACCCAGCTTCAATAGTCTTTCCGATACCCACGTCATCGGCTATAAGAAGCCTGATAGGGTCGAGTCGAAGCGCCATCATAAGGGGGACAAGCTGATAAGGACGAGGCTCTACCGCAATCCGGGCGAAACTCCGAAAAGGTCCCGCTGCCGCTCTCGTGGAAAGCCGTGCTGCTTCTCGCAGGAGGCGGCCCAAGGTGAAATCACCCACATCCTGTCGAGACGGAAAGGGAAATGTAGCAGACTCGACAGGCTCTACCGAAGGTAGGATGCCAACAATCTCCTCATCGAGACCTCCGAGGGGACGGACCATGAGGACTTCATCAGTCGATTCAGGGAGCACAAGCCACTCCCGTCCCCGGGAACGTACCAGCGTGCCTGGCTTTGACAGGTTGCTTTGTGTTATCATTCGACTTCTCCGAAAATATCGGGATGCTTCAGGAATATCCCTCTCCAGTCTTCCTTGTGATGGAATCTGATTACTATATAGCCCTCTTCCTTCAGGTTACGCGTGATTTCTTCATCGGTTTTGATCTGGTGCGGTTCATCGTGAGGCGGACCATCCACATAGATCGCCGCATTATACTCACGATAGAAGAAATCTGGGCGGGTAGAGCATGACTCGATGAGGTACTGCCCATGGCTCGGAGGACGCAGTACAAGATCATCCACGAGGTCAAGCCACTTGATTTCAAGCTTGCTGTCGCAAAGCTTGCGCAGATTGGCCATGCGCTCAGAGCGCGACCCCGCGCCACCTGCCGGCCTGCTTTCTGCCCTTGCAAGTTCTGCAAGAATGTTCTTGATAAGATAGCGATCGAGATGCTGGTGATCAGGCTGATTGCTATAGTCGAGGAGGCACTCGTAGCAAGCCTTTCCGCAGGTTTTAGATGCCCGATCCTCCACGGTATCGGGATCAAAATGACAGATTTCAAGGGCTTTGCGCGCGAGTAAAGGAAGGGCCTTGGGGTCCTCAACCAACTGGCGTAGGACACCAGCTCCACCTTCTGACGCCTCGTAGAAAAGAATCTCCCGACGGTCCTTAAGCGAAGGCAAGCCTTCACAGGACAACTCTCTGGGCTCAAGCTGATAGTGTTTTTGGATTGCTTCTTTGAAGGCCGCTTGCAGACTCGCCATCTCGGCTGCAGGTCTCACCGGCTCAAGCCGCATCACCAGAGCATTTTTTGTATCAGTCACATAGGGAACAACGCGCATCTTGCGTCCTGCTGACGGGTCCCCGGGGTCATCCGCGTCTGCTGCATTCTTGGCCCAATACCCCCGCTCAAGATCGAGGATAAAACCGGGAGGTTGGTTGCCTCTCTGGTTGGCCCACCCCACATTAATGCGGTACAGTTGAGTAGCATCGCCATAGCTCAGTTTCATGACGGGCTGATCGCCGATGTACACATTTGTGTCTTTACGGTCAAGCTTTCCGCCCACACCAGGGAAGCGATAGGACGTGAGCATTTTGTAGCCAAAGCGTAAACGCTCCTCTTCGTCGCACGTGATTCTCTGGGCCAGTTTCAAACTGACGTTCTGGAGATGCACAAGGTCGGGAATAACGGAGTCAGCCTCAAGGGAATTGCCACAATGGTCACATACCTCTCTAAGATTGGCTCCCTGCTCCATGTGGGCATACCCACAGCTTGTGCATCGTTTCATAGTGTTTGTCACAAGGGCATGGCTTGCCTCAACATCCTCTGATCCAAAATCCAGATTGACCTTGTAAACCCTGTACCGTCCTCCTTCGTGATAAATCATGGCCCGGGGGCCGAACTCGGAGATGGCAAGAAAGCGGGGTCGGGAGACAAATTCATCCCTTCCCTTACGCTGACTACGTCCTGGAACATAGGCAGATATCGGAAGTCTGGGAAAATTGTAGCCCGGTAGAAAACCCTCCGCCGCAAAGTAGCGATAGGAATAAAAGTCACCCTCATAAATGCCCTCCGCTTCGGTGAGAAGGCGGATCTGGCTTTCTGCCTGGGCACGAAGGCGACGGGATTGCGTTCGTTCAGCCTCTGGTCTTGTATGATCTCCTATAATTTTGTGATGAAGTTCGCGCTGGCGGGCGGCTGCGCGATAAAGCTCGCGCCAGCGCGTACATGCCACGTCAAAATTCCTTTCAATCTGATCAAACACTTCTTTGATCCAATTGTCGTGGAACCAAACAGCCCCGGAAAGCGTATCCCTAATGCCGTTTATCAAGTGATTCGCCTTGTTGAATGCAGCTGTTCGATGCACAGGATTAGCAAGTTCCTTTTTCACGAAGTCCTTGATTGGAAGGTGGAGCTTACCGTCTTCGTGCTCAATGTCCAATACGGCGGTAAGGGTCTTGCCGAGGTCCGGTTTCGCCACCTCCATCCATATGGCGTGGATGTGTGACCTCACAAGGTCGCGGTTTCTAAGATCTATCCGTGGCGGCGCAACCGAGCCACCG
This genomic window from Syntrophorhabdaceae bacterium contains:
- a CDS encoding helicase-related protein is translated as RNLAVKADVLDPQKQRDLVEQTNPRLLEGTVWYLEDPRELVHAEIAYPRSKRNGDTSGLFVSSYGNFGRYVRRTLKDCVAQGQRFGRDEVDTIIRFLFLALKRYGIVEQVRGGDVPGYQINHDSLRWIAGDGKERHIDRTRLLEAGEIPPEVNTYFAACYQKFVDLKCVLEAREHTAQVASEDREEREDRFRSAQLPLLFCSPTMELGVDIAQLNVVNMRNVPPTPANYAQRSGRAGRGGQPALVYTYCAGRSPHDQYYFRQPTQMVGGSVAPPRIDLRNRDLVRSHIHAIWMEVAKPDLGKTLTAVLDIEHEDGKLHLPIKDFVKKELANPVHRTAAFNKANHLINGIRDTLSGAVWFHDNWIKEVFDQIERNFDVACTRWRELYRAAARQRELHHKIIGDHTRPEAERTQSRRLRAQAESQIRLLTEAEGIYEGDFYSYRYFAAEGFLPGYNFPRLPISAYVPGRSQRKGRDEFVSRPRFLAISEFGPRAMIYHEGGRYRVYKVNLDFGSEDVEASHALVTNTMKRCTSCGYAHMEQGANLREVCDHCGNSLEADSVIPDLVHLQNVSLKLAQRITCDEEERLRFGYKMLTSYRFPGVGGKLDRKDTNVYIGDQPVMKLSYGDATQLYRINVGWANQRGNQPPGFILDLERGYWAKNAADADDPGDPSAGRKMRVVPYVTDTKNALVMRLEPVRPAAEMASLQAAFKEAIQKHYQLEPRELSCEGLPSLKDRREILFYEASEGGAGVLRQLVEDPKALPLLARKALEICHFDPDTVEDRASKTCGKACYECLLDYSNQPDHQHLDRYLIKNILAELARAESRPAGGAGSRSERMANLRKLCDSKLEIKWLDLVDDLVLRPPSHGQYLIESCSTRPDFFYREYNAAIYVDGPPHDEPHQIKTDEEITRNLKEEGYIVIRFHHKEDWRGIFLKHPDIFGEVE
- a CDS encoding helicase-related protein — encoded protein: MITQSNLSKPGTLVRSRGREWLVLPESTDEVLMVRPLGGLDEEIVGILPSVEPVESATFPFPSRQDVGDFTLGRLLREAARLSTRAAAGPFRSFARIAVEPRPYQLVPLMMALRLDPIRLLIADDVGIGKTIEAGLIAREMLDRGEIHRLVVLCPPALAEQWQKELEEKFHIEAELVLSSTIQRLERDLPIGVSVFDRHRFVVVSTDFIKSDRRAADFELKCPEFVIVDEAHGCTVAGGVGRGRQQRFDLVRKIAQKPDRHVVLVTATPHSGNELAFRSLLGLLNEEFFDLPTDIGKEERESVRRKLARYLVQRRRADIRHYLETDTSFPTRLDKEETYAFSPEYRQLFDDIFRFAHEFVSDKGTGERHRRVRYWSALALLRCVSSSPAAAAATLRSRAAADEASPGEVDDVGRRTVLDQDDVDDVATLDFSPGSDSNEDSDNVRRKLLAFARRAENLDVGLDNKLKGMAKEVKALIKDGFQPIVFCRFIDTADYVAKHLRGLLPAGVRVESVTGLLPPAEREARIAALVEGNDEYVLVCTDCLSEGVNLQEHFNAVFHYDLCWNPTRHEQREGRVDRFGQEKPQVRVITYYGKDNPIDGVILDVLIRKHKSIKSELGVTVAVPGTSEQIAETLFEGALFREATASNPAQLTFDFFNEIEPRKAAFHAEWENAREKEKASRSRFAQHSLDKDTVAAELRSVRESIGRNEDVARFFRTLLQIAKVPVEDCGQSVKVHLSDETPRALRQALGREEPFTGRFDLPLQKEEIYLGRTSPIIEGLAGWALDEALDPITRNDNRVASRCGAMSTSAVASRTVILLARFRYHLHVAGTVGETILCEETVPLACRGPVSNIEWLSAEESETLLAATPERNLIATAIEQQIDLLFDALGSIQQALEPVAQKRAVAQLEAHERVREASRTKGRVTVEPVLPVDILGAYVLLPRLP